Part of the Geobacter pickeringii genome, AGGCGATCACCCACGGCATGATCACCAAGGCGATCGAGAACGCCCAGAAGAAGGTGGAGGCCCACAACTTCGAGATCCGCAAGCACCTCATCGAGTACGATGACGTCATGAACAAGCAGCGCGAGGTGATCTACACCCAACGCCGCGAAATCCTGGGGGGCGAGGATATCCGCGGAAACTTCACCCAGATGCTCGACGACACCATCGAGGATATCGCCGCTGCCTACGCCATCGAGAAGGTTTCGGCCCACGAGTGGGACTGGCAGGCGATCGGCGAGGCGATCTACAAGGTATTCAGTATCCAGCTCGACGTTCCGGCCGAGACCATGGACCGACTCTCTCCCGAGAGCTTCCGGACCCTGCTCAAGGAGAACGTCCACCGGCTCTTCGACGAGAAACTCCAGGGCTTCGGTGACGAGCTGATGGACCACCTCATCAAGGTGATCATGCTCCAGACCATCGACGGCCAGTGGAAGGACCACCTCCTCTCCATCGACCACCTGAAGGAGGGGATCGGCCTGCGGGGCTACGGCCAGAAGGATCCCAAACAGGAGTACAAGAAGGAGGCCTACCAGCTCTTCATGGATATGATGGCGCGCATCGCCGAGGAGACCGTGGAGAAGATCTTCTGGGTCCAGATCACCCGCGAGGAGGATGTGGAGCAGCTGGAGGAGGAGCTTCCGAAGCAGCAGGCGAAGAAGATGGTCTTCAACCTCGGCGACGAGCCGGCCGCCATCGAACCGGTCAAGAGCAGGAAGGTGGCGGGCCGCAACGACCCGTGCCCCTGCGGGAGCGGGAAGAAGTACAAAAAGTGCTGCGGGAAATAGCGGGTTCTGGAGAAGGTTATGGAAATCAAGGGATTTCAGTTCTCCGCCGTTGAGGCGGCCATCAAGAAACCGGGGCGGCTCGACCTGGCGCTGATCTTTTCCGAAACGCCTGCTGCCGTGGCGGCAGTCTACACTACCAACAAGGTGAAGGCGGCCCCGGTGCTCATCGACCAGGAGCGGACCCAAAGCGGCGTGTGCCAGGCAATTGTCGTGAATAGCGGCAATGCCAACGCCTGTACTGGCCCACGGGGGATGGACGACGCTCTGGAAACCACGCGCCTGGTGGCGGAGGGGCTCGGCATTCCCGACGAGACGGTCCTTGTCTCCTCCACCGGCGTCATCGGCGTCCCGCTCCCCATGGAGCGGCTCCGGGCAGGGATCCGGCCCCTGGTGGACGGCCTCTCCGGCGGCACACTGGAGGACGTCTCCCGCGCCATCATGACCACCGATACCTTCCCCAAGCTCGAAACCCGCTGCGGGATGGCCGGTGGGAAGGAGTACACCATCGCCGGCATCGCCAAGGGGGCCGGGATGATCATGCCGAACATGGCCACCATGCTCGCCTTCATCGTCACCGATGCCGCCGTCGAGCCGGAATGGCTCCGGACGGCGTTTGCCGTCGGCATCGAGCGCTCCTTCAATGCCATCACCGTGGATGGCGACACCTCCACCAACGACAGCGCCATCCTCCTGGCCAACGGCGCCGCCGGTAATACACCGCTGAACGGCGCTGCCGATGGCGCTGCCGATTTCGTCCGGCTTCTCGACGAGGTGCTCCTGTCGCTGGCGAAGCTCATCGTGAGGGATGGCGAAGGGGCGACCAAGTTCGTTGAGGTAACCGTGCGGGGGGCGCGCTCCGATGCCGACGCGAAGCGGGCGGCCATGGCGGTTGCCAATTCCTGTCTCGTGAAGACCGCCTTCTTCGGCCAGGACGCCAACTGGGGGAGAATCTTCGCGGCGGTGGGCTATTCCGGAGCCGATGTGGAGCAGGAGCGGGCCGAACTCTTCTTTGACGATGTGCCGATGGTGAAAAACGGCGTCTTCGCCGGTGGCGATGCCGAGGCGCGCGGTTCTGAGGTCCTGCGGAAAAAGGACTTTTCGGTTGTCATCGACCTCCACCTCGGCGGGGGGACGGCGACGGTCTACACCTCGGATCTTTCGTACGATTACGTGAAAATCAATGCCGACTATCGGACGTGAATCATGGAACGGTGTGAAAATTCCTGCTTGCGAGGTATGGCGGAGGTGAAATCGATGGGGAGGCTGCGCGCTTTTCTGGTGGTGCTTGCTCTGTTGGTGTCGGGGGCTACAGCAGTGTCCGCGGCCGATATCAGAATAACCGAGATGGCGGTCACCACCAAGATCGTCCGGAACAATCCCATCGATTCGGTGAAGCGGATCTCGTCCACATCGGTCAAGGCGCTCTACTGTTTTACCCGGCTTGTGAATCCCTCGGGAGAGGAGAGCGTCATCAAGCATGTCTGGTACCAGAACGGCGAGGTGGTTGGCGAACAGGAACTCTCGGTGAAGGGAGAGAAGTGGCGAACCTGGAGCAAGAAGCCGATCGACCGGGAATCGGTCGGGAAGTGGCGGGTCGAGGCCCTCGACTCCGGAGGGAAGTTGCTGAAAGCGGTGGAATTCAAGATCAACTGAAGGGGGGCTCCGCTCCCCTTTTTTATTGCTACGGCCCGTCTCTTGCAGAATGTCCGGGTATGCTGACGTTGCGCGTGGAAACGGGGTAACGCTCCCATGATGCTCAATAGGTTTTTCATCATACTGGTGGTGCTGTTCAGCGCATTGACGGTCTGCGCCGGTGACGTGCCGATCATCCCTTCAGAAAAGGCGAGACTGATCGGCAAGGTCGTGGAAAAAGCCATGGCGGACGGGCTTGTTGCCGGTGGGGTCGTGCTGGTCGGCAACCGCACGGGGGTCGTCTACGAGACCTCCTTCGGCCGCGTGGCGGGAAGCCCCGATGCCCTCCCCGTTACCAGCGACACGATCTTCGACATCGCTTCCCTTACCAAGGTCATCGCTACTACGCCTGCTGTCATGAAGCTGGCGGAAGAGGGTCGGATACGTCTCGTCGATCCGCTGGTCCGGTGGTTTCCTGAATTCGCCGGCAAGGGGAAGGACGAGGTGCTGGTGGTCAATCTTCTGACGCACACCTCGGGGCTTGACGACTTCCCGCTCTCTTCCCAGGCGCCTCTCAAGAGCGCCATCGAGGGGGCCGCCGGCCAGAAGCTCAAGGGTGAGCCGGGGTATCGCTTCAAGTACGCGGACATCAACTTTATTCTTCTGGCTGAACTGGTACGTCGGGCGTCGGGACTCTCCCTCGACCGGTATGCTTCCGAATCCTTCTATGCGCCGCTCGGGATGTGGAACACCTGTTTCAATCCCGGGGGGGCGGTGGCCAGCCGCTGCGCTGCCACCCTCGACGGCACGGGGATACCGCAGTTCGGCAAGGTGCAGGACCATTCCGCTCGGCTCCTCGACGGAATGGCGGGGCATGCGGGGCTCTTCACCACGGCAGGCGACCTCGCCGCCTTCTGCCGGATGATCCTGAACGAAGGGACGCTCAACGGTCGCCGGGTGTTTGAGGCTCGAACCGTCAGCCAGATGACGGCTCCCTACTTCTCGCGGGGGGGGAAGGTGGCGCGCGGGCTCGGCTGGGATATCTCGTCTCCGTACTCGTCACCGCGCGGCAGCGGCTTCTCCGAATATTCCTTCGGGCATACCGGCTATTCGGGGGGGTCGATCTGGCTTGACCCGGAGAGCGGGGCGTACGTCATCTTTCTCTCCTCGCGCCTCGATTATCGCCATACCCGCGCCTTCAGCCAGTTGCGCAGCGACATCTCGACGCTGGCCTTCGAGATGCTCGAACCGGTCGCGTCGGCGCGCCTTGACGGGAGGGGAGCCACCCCCGCACCGTCCCGGTAAACTTCTTGACACCCACAGGCTCTTGTGCTAGCTTTTCCCGCGATTGTCCGCGGTTTGACAACGTTTTTCACGGGCCGTAGACACCCCGCCTGAGGAGGATTTCATGGGCAGCAGGCTTCTCCTTGCCGACGACAGCATCACCATTCAGAAGGTCGTAGGGATCATCTTCGCCAACGAGGATTATGAGCTGACCGTCGTCGACAACGGTGACGACGCCGTGGAGAAGGCCCGCGAGATCCGTCCCGATGCAATGCTGGTGGACGCGGTGATGCCCGGCAAGAACGGTTACGAAGTCTGCGTGGCGGTCCGCAGTGATCCCAATCTTCATGACGTGCCGATTCTCCTTATGACCGGAGCCTTCGAGCCCTTCGACGAGGAGCGGGCCCGCGAGAGCGGCGCAGACGACTTCATTTCCAAACCCTTCGAATCCCAGCAACTTATAGATAAGATAAAGAGTCTCACGGCGCTCCGCTCGACGCGGGCTGCCGCGCCGCCGGCAGCGGCGCCCCCCAGGCGGCTGTCGCCGATTCCGCCTCGATCGCTTTCGAAGAGCCGGCACCGGCACCGGTTCCCGAAGAGCCCGTCGCACCGGCCGTCCCCATGGTCGAGCCGCTCTTTGAGTCGCCCGCGGCCCCGGAGCCGATGTTTTTCGCCGAGGTGGAGGAAGTTTCTCCGGCCGATGACCTCTGGGGAGCCTTCGAGCTTGAGGATGAGGTTGTGGAGGAGGTTGCCTCCCCCGCTCCGGGGCGGGTAGAAGAGTCCTCCCACGCTGCAGCCGTGGCGCTCGCTTCGGTCGAAACGGCGGGGTTCGGCATCCCGGCCGAGGAGGATTTCGCCTTTGGCATCGAGGAGGAGCCGGTTGCGCCGGAGTCCGCTGCTACGGAGCAGTTCGAGGCGCTCTCCGCGGATACCTTCTCCTTTGAATCCGTTTCCGCTCCCCCGGCAGATCCTTTCGCATTCGAGGTGGAGGAGCCAGCGGTCCCCGTCGTGGAAGAGCCGTCCGCCGCTTTTGCCGCGCCGGTCGTCGACTCCTTCGTCCCGGCGTTCGAGGAGCCGATTCCGCCGGTCGTCGAGCAGCAGTTCGCTCCCGAAGAGGAGTATGTCCCGGCGGAGGCTCCGATCGCTCCGGTTGCGACCACCGCCGCGCCTGCCGGAACCATCACCCTCACCGAGGAGCAACTTGCCGCGGCAATCTCCCGGATTTCACGGGAGATCATCGAGAAGATCGCCTGGGAAGTTGTTCCCGATCTGGCGGAAACGCTCATCAAGGAAGAGATCCGCAAGATCAAGGAAGGAAGCTAGGAACGGCACCTGGCGGCTGGAGAGCGGCCGAACGCGCTTATAACTCCAATGGGGATGCTTCATCCCCATTTTTATTTTGAAAACGGAAAAGGATACTCCAATGGCAGACAAGGAACTTGCCAAGGTTTACGAACCGCAGGCCGTTGAAGAGAAGTGGTACGCAACCTGGGAGAGGGAGGGATATTTTCGTGGCGAGGCGACGAGCGAAAAGCCCGCCTACAGCATCGTCATCCCTCCGCCGAACGTCACCGGCGCCCTCCACATGGGGCATGCCCTCAACAACACCCTTCAGGATATCCTCTGCCGCTGGAAACGGATGAGCGGCTACAATGTCCTCTGGATGCCCGGCACCGACCACGCCGGCATCGCGACCCAGAACGTGGTTGAGCGCCAGCTGGCCGGTGAGGGGAAGGACCGTCACGAGCTCGGACGCTCGGCATTCATCGACCGGGTCTGGAAATGGAAGGCCGAGTCGGGGGGGCAGATCATCGGGCAGCTGAAGCGAATCGGTGCCTCCTGCGACTGGGAGCGCGAGCGTTTCACTATGGACGAAGGGCTTTCCAAGGCGGTGCGCGAGGTTTTTGTCCGCCTCTACGAGGAGGGGCTCATCTACCGGGACAACCGGCTCATCAACTGGTGTCCCCGCTGCCACACGGCCCTCTCAGACATTGAGGTGGAGCACGAGGACAAGGCCGGCCACCTCTGGCACATCCGCTATCCCGTGGCGGGGGAGCCGGGGCGCTTCGTGGTGGTGGCCACCACCCGTCCGGAGACGATGCTCGGGGACACCGCCGTGGCGGTCCACCCGGAGGATGAACGCTACGCCGATCTGGTGGGTAAGATGGTGCTGCTGCCGCTGGTGAACCGGAAGATTCCGGTGGTGGCCGACGAGTACGTCGACCGCGAGTTCGGCACCGGTGTGGTGAAGATCACCCCCGCCCACGACTTCAACGATTTCGAGGTCGGCAAGCGCCATAACCTGGACCGGATCAACATCTTTGACGAATCGGGCTTCATCAACGCCGCCGGCCACCAGTACGAGGGGCTCGACCGCTTTGCCGCCCGGAAGAAGATCGTGACGGATCTTGAGGCGCAGGGGCTTCTGGAGAAGATCGACGACCACGCCCTGGCCGTGGGGGGGTGCTACCGCTGCAAGACAGTGGTGGAGCCGTACCTGTCGCTCCAGTGGTACGTGAACGTTGGCCCCCTGGCGGAGCGGGCCCTGGCCGCCGTCAAGGACGGTCGCACCCGCATCATTCCCCAGCAGTGGGAAAACACCTACTACGACTGGCTGGAGAACATCCGCGACTGGTGCATCTCGCGCCAGATCTGGTGGGGGCACCGGATCCCCGCCTGGTACTGCGACCACTGCGGCGAGACCACCGTCGCCAAGGTCGATCCGACGGCCTGCTCGAAATGCGGCAGCGCCAACATCCGTCAGGAGACCGACGTCCTCGACACCTGGTTCTCCTCCGCCCTCTGGCCGTTCTCCACCATGGGATGGCCCGACCGGACGCCGGAACTTGCCACCTTCTACCCCACGTCGTGCCTCGTCACCGGCTTCGACATCCTCTTCTTCTGGGTCGCCCGGATGATGATGATGGGGCTCCACTTCATGGACGAGGTGCCGTTCCGCGACGTCTATATCCATGCTCTGGTGCGCGACGCCCAGGGGCAGAAGATGAGCAAGTCCAAGGGGAACGTCATCGATCCCCTCACCGTCATCGACCAGTACGGCACCGACGCCTTCCGCTTTACCCTGGCCGCCTTTGCCGCCCAGGGGCGCGACATCAAGCTGGCCGAAGAGCGGATTGCCGGTTACCGCAACTTCGCCAACAAGATCTGGAACGCCTCTCGCTTCTGCCTGATGAACCTGGAAGGGTTCGATCCGGCTGCGGTGGACCCGGCGGCCCTGGAGCTCTCCAACGCCGACCGCTGGATCCTCTACCGGCTGAACGCTGCGGCGGCGGAGACCCGGGAGGCGCTGGAGGCCTACCGCTTTAACGATGCGGCCGGTGCCCTCTACCGCTTCACCTGGAGCGAGTTCTGCGACTGGTACATCGAACTGGTGAAGGACGATCTCTACCGCGGCGACGCCTCGCGGCAGCAGTCGGCCCGGTACGTCCTCTGGCTGGTGCTGGAGCATCTGCTGCGGCTGCTCCACCCCTTCATGCCGTTCATTTCCGAGGAGATCTGGCAGGCGCTCCCCGGTACGCGGCCGACGTCGAGCATCATGACCGCCCCGTGGCCGGTTCCGAATCAGGCGTGGGACTTTGCCGAAGGGGCCGCCGAAATGGAGCTCGTCATGGAGGTGATCCGGGGGATCCGGAACATCCGGGGCGAGATGGAAGTCCCCCCCTCCCGGGAGATCGCGGCGATCCTGAACTGCGGCTCCGATGCCAGCCTCCACCTCCTTAGAAAGAACGAGGCATACGTCATGAGCCTGGCGCGGCTCTCGGACCTTGCCATCGGCTCCGGCCTCGACAAGCCGGCCGATGCGGCGATCCAGGTGGCGGGCGACGTCGAGATCGCCGTGCCGCTCAAGGGGCTCGTGGATGTGGAGGAGGAGGAGAAACGACTCCTGAAGGAGATCGGAAAGCTGGAGAAGGACGAGGAGTTTCTGGCGAAAAAGCTCCAGAATCCCTCCTTCGTCGAGCGTGCCCCCGCCGACGTGGTGGAGAAGGAGCGGGAGAAGCTGACCGAGGCGGTCCAGAAAAAGGAAGTGCTGCTGGCCAGTCTCGAAAAGATCCGAAGGCTCCGGTGACCGGAGAAACGCGCCGTTGATTCCCTCATCAACGGCGTTTTTTTTTACCTGCCCGATGGCGGAATGATTTTTGCTGAAGCTAATGTTTCCGTTGCCATCGGTGGTCAAATCGGGTAAAAGCCGGATGGTGGTGACGATTATCGGCAGTGACGCGGATACGGGAGTCTCATGGCAAACCTGAAGCGGTATAATGATGGGCTCTTCAAGCTCGATCTCTGGATCCGGCGGCTTCTCGCCATGGGGGACTGGGAACTCCTCCACACGGCATTGTGCGACGGCGCGTGCGAAATCGTCCGGGCGGAGACCGCCGCGTTTACCTCCGTCGATCTTCCGGGGGGAACCATCACTTACACGGCGGCTTCGGGGGGGTGGAATCCCATGGTGAGCGGGATGACGGAACCGCTCACCAGCGGCAGTCTCTGTGCTTCGGTGGCGGTCTGCGGCACGCCGCTGCGCCTCGACCGCATCGACTCTCCACGCCGGGAGAACTGTGAACTCCTGAAGGTCATGGAGATGGATACCGCCCTGCTGGTGCCGGTATTCGAGGATGGCCGGGTAACCGGCTGCATCTCGGCATACCGGCTCGGGCACCCCTTCGACCAGATCGACGAACAGCTCCTCCAGCAGTATGCGCACTCGGCGTCGATGGTGATGAGGAACTTCCGCCTCATGGAAGATCTAAGGCGCCATGCGGCGATGCTTGAGGAGGAGATTGCCGAGCGCTCCCGCGCCGAGGAAACCATCCGCCAGATGGCTTACTACGATGCGCTCACCGGCCTTCCCAACCGCCGGCTCTTCAACGATCGTCTCCAGCAGTCCCTGGCCATGGCCCAGCGTCAGGAACGGCCGCTGGCGGTCATGTTCCTTGATCTCGACCGCTTTAAGGTGATCAACGACACCCTCGGACACACCATCGGGGACCAGCTTCTTATGGCCGTCGCCCGGCGGCTCCGGGAGTGCTGCCGGCGGGAGGGGGATACGGTGGCGCGGCAGGGAGGGGACGAGTTCATCATCACCCTTTCGCTCGTCTCTGAGGCAAAGGACGCCGTCACGGTCGCCCAGAAGATCATCGAAGGATTCCATCGGCCGTTTTCCGTCGACGGCCACGAGCTGTTCGTCACCACGAGCATCGGCATCAGCTTTTTCCCTCACGACGGCCAGACCGGCGATGCCCTCGTCAAGAACGCCGATTTTGCCATGTACCGGGCGAAGGAGCAGGGAAGGAACAACTTTCAGCTCTACGCACCGGAGATGAACTCGCGGGCGTTCGACCGGCTCGCCCTGGAAAACAGCCTCCGCAAGGCCCTCGACCGCGAGGAATTCATCCTTTACTACCAGCCGAAAGTCAACGTCGAGCATTGCCAGATAACCTGCATGGAGGCGCTGGTCCGCTGGCAGCATCCGGAGCAGGGAATCGTTCCGCCGTCCCGGTTCATTCCGCTGGCCGAGGAGACGGGGCTGATCGTCCCCCTCGGCGAGTGGGTCCTGCGCACCGCCTGCCGCCAGAACAGGCTCTGGCAGGACGCGGGCTACCCCCCCATGCAGATCGCCGTGAACCTCTCTCCCCGCCAGTTGAAGCAGGGAGACCTCGTGGCGACCGTGCGCAGTGCGCTGGATGAGTCGGGGCTCGATCCCCGGTGGCTCATTCTCGAGGTGACCGAGGGGATCATGATGGAGAGCGACGAGGGGACCCTCGCGACCTTCCGGATCCTGGAACGGATGGGGGTGCAGATCGCCATCGACGACTTCGGCACCGGGTACTCCTCCCTGCACTATCTGAAGAAGTTCCCGGTCCATGCCCTCAAAATAGACCGCTCCTTTGTCCGCGACATCACCTCCAATTCCGACGACGAGGCGATCGCCAGCGCGGTCATCACCATGGCAAAGGGGCTCAACCTGCGGGTGGTTGCCGAAGGGGTGGAGACCGTCGAGCAACTGGAGGTGCTCCGGGCTCTCGACTGCCGCTACATGCAGGGACATCTCTTCAGCAAGCCGGCTCCCGCCGAACAGTTCGCCCCGCTCCTCGGCAGTGCCGCCGGGGCTTACCTCAACTTCGGCACCTGGTGCTGACGGAGGAGCGATGTCGCCATTCGCCATTTTTGCATTTTTCGCCTTCGCGCTCGGGGCTGCGGTCGGCTCGTTCCTCAATGTCTGCATCTACCGGCTGCCGGCGGGGGAGTCGGTCGTCTCCCCCCCATCCCGTTGCCCCGCCTGCGGCTCGAAGATCCGCCCCTGGGACAATATCCCGGTCGTGAGCTGGCTGCTGCTGCGTGGCGCATGCCGGGACTGCGGCGCGAGGATCTCTCCCCGGTATGCCCTGGTGGAGCTTCTGAACGGTCTGCTCACTCTGGCCCTCTTCCTCAAGTTCGGACCGACACCCAGCTTCCTCGTCCTCTTTCTCTTCTGCTCGGCGCTCGTGGCGATCACCTTCATCGATCTCGATCACCAGATCATCCCCGACGTGATCAGCCTGCCGGGGATCGTCGCCGGCTTCGCCTGCTCGTTCTTCCTCCCGTGGCTCGGCTGGAAGAGCTCCCTCATCGGCATCGTGGCCGGCGGTGGGAGCCTGCTCCTCGTGGCCTGGCTCTACGAGCTCTTCACGAAGAAGGAGGGGATGGGAGGGGGAGACATCAAGCTCCTGGCCATGATGGGGGCGTTCCTCGGCTGGCGAGCGATACCCTTTGTCATCTTCGCCAGCTCCCTCGTTGGCTCCATTGTGGGGGTGACGCTCATGCTGGTGCAGAAGAAAGATTCCAAGCTCGCCATCCCCTTTGGTCCGTTCCTCGCCCTTGGCGCCATTCTCTACATCTTCTTCGGGAAAACCATCATCCTCTGGTACCTGAACCTCGGCGCCCGCTGACCGGCCGTCCAGGGAGGCCCGTCATGAAGCAGTTCCGCTTCAGTCTCGGTTTCCTCATCCTCTCGTCGCTCTCGTTCCTCCTGATCCTCACCTGGGTTCTGCTGAGCCTCATCTCCTTCCGGACCGCCGAAAATGACATCCTGCAGCAGAAGGGGGAGAAGGCGCGGCTGCTCCTCTCCTCCTTCGTCACTCTTCTTCCCCCCTCCCTCGCCGATACGCCGGCGTCTTCCGCCGCCGTTTTAGCCCGACGGCTCGCCGGGGAGAAGGAATTCATCGGCATCCTCGTGGTGGGAAAGGACGGTGCGCCATTGTTCGCCCTGGGCGAGGCAGGGGGAGGGGACGGGAGGTTGCGCGAGCTCCTTGCCGGCGGCGGTGTGGTTTCCGTCACCGAAGATAAGGGGCGTCTGAGCGGCTACGCCCCGGTGATGCGGGACGGTGCGGTGGCCGGTGCCGCGCGGCTGGTCCTCTCACTAGCTGGGGAGAAGCGGCTCCTCGGTCAGTCGCGGCATCTCTTTCTCGCCTATTTCGTCCTGGACTTCGTTCTCCTCCTGGCCGTTGGCTCGCTCCTTCTCTCCCGTTTCATCGTGGCTCCGGTCCGCAGGCTCCTTGCCGCCACGGAGCGGTTGCGGGCCGGCGACTTCTCGCACCGGGCCGTGGTTCCGGGGGGGCGCGAGATTGCCGAACTGGCCGAATCGTTCAATGCCATGGTGGTGGAGTTGCGGCAGCGGCGGGAGGAGGCCGATCGTTACGTTGCAACCCTGGAACGGGCGAACCGTGAGCTTCAGGTGGCCCGGGAGGAGACGATCCGCTCCGAGAAAATGGCATCGGTGGGGCTTCTTGCCGCTGGCACTGCCCATGAGGTCGGCACCCCCCTGGCGGCGATCATGGGATACGCCGCACTGCTGCGGGAGGAGCTCTCCGGCGACGCGGAAAAAGAGGACTACCTGCGCCGGATCGTCCAGGATGCGGAACGGATCGACCGCATTGTCCGCGATCTCCTCGACTTTGCCCGGCCGGTCACCGCCCCCGACCAGGAGATCGACGTGGCACCTCTCATCGCATCAACCGTGGAGATGCTTTCCCGGCAGGGGCTCTTCAAGCAGGTGGAGGTCTCGGTGGAGACCCCCGAAGGGCTCCCCCGCCCTGCGGTGGAGCCGGGCCGGTTTCAGCAGGTGCTGATCAATCTCATCATCAACGCCCGCGACGCCATGGCCGGCGGGGGGCGGCTGGAGATCCGCGCGCTGGCGGGGATGTTTACCCCGCTCCCCGAGCTCCCTCTGCCGGCGGCTCCGCCGGCAGTCGGCGGCCGGCGCAAGGGCGATTTCGGCGGTGCGTTCCGGACCCCCTTTGCGGTGGGGGGGGCGGAAATCCGTTGCGTGCGGGTTGAAGTGGCGGATACGGGGGAGGGGATTCCGGCGGAGTGGCTGGCGCGGATCTTCGACCCCTTCTTCACCACCAAGGAGCCGGGGAGGGGGACGGGGCTCGGCCTCGCCATTTCGGCGCGGATTATCGACTCATTTGGGGGAAGGATCACGGTGGAAAGCACCCCAGGACAGGGCTCGCGGTTCATCGTCTGGCTTCCGGCTCCGCCGGAGCTGCAACCCCACGGAGAGCAGGATGACGAATAGACGCGTACTCGTCGTGGACGATGAAGAGAACCTGAGGCACATGCTTCGGGTCATGCTCCGCCGGAGCGGCTACGACGTGGACGAGGCGGCGGACGGCGCGGACGCCCTTGTTCTCGCCCGGCGGGCGCCCTACGATTTCATCCTCTGCGATATCAGGATGCCGGTCCTCGACGGCCCCGGTTTTCTCCGCGCGGCCCGCGAGGAGGGGCTTCCCTGCACGGTCGTCATGATGTCGGCCTATGGGACCATCGACACGGCGATCTCGTGCATGAAGGAGGGAGCATACGACTACATCTCCAAGCCGTTCAAAAACGACGAGATCCTCCTGGTATTGAGAAAGGCCGAGGAGCGTGAGCGGCTGAAGAGCGAGAACCGGCGACTGCGTCATGAGGTGGCGCGGGAGTATTCCTTCGGAAACATCGTCAGTCGCAGCGCCCGGATGCGGGAAGTCTTCCGGCTCATCGAGAAGGTTGCCGCCGTCAAGAGCAGCATCCTGATCCTCGGCGAATCGGGGACCGGCAAGGAACTGGTGGCGCGGGCCATCCACTATAACGGCGTCCGCCGCGCCGGCCCATTCGTCGCCGTGAACTGCGGAGCGATCCCCGAGAACTTGCTGGAGTCAGAGTTGTTCGGGCACGTGCGCGGCGCGTTCACCGATGCCATTGCCGACCGGCGGGGGCTCTTCGAGGAGGCC contains:
- a CDS encoding sensor histidine kinase, whose product is MKQFRFSLGFLILSSLSFLLILTWVLLSLISFRTAENDILQQKGEKARLLLSSFVTLLPPSLADTPASSAAVLARRLAGEKEFIGILVVGKDGAPLFALGEAGGGDGRLRELLAGGGVVSVTEDKGRLSGYAPVMRDGAVAGAARLVLSLAGEKRLLGQSRHLFLAYFVLDFVLLLAVGSLLLSRFIVAPVRRLLAATERLRAGDFSHRAVVPGGREIAELAESFNAMVVELRQRREEADRYVATLERANRELQVAREETIRSEKMASVGLLAAGTAHEVGTPLAAIMGYAALLREELSGDAEKEDYLRRIVQDAERIDRIVRDLLDFARPVTAPDQEIDVAPLIASTVEMLSRQGLFKQVEVSVETPEGLPRPAVEPGRFQQVLINLIINARDAMAGGGRLEIRALAGMFTPLPELPLPAAPPAVGGRRKGDFGGAFRTPFAVGGAEIRCVRVEVADTGEGIPAEWLARIFDPFFTTKEPGRGTGLGLAISARIIDSFGGRITVESTPGQGSRFIVWLPAPPELQPHGEQDDE
- a CDS encoding sigma-54-dependent transcriptional regulator yields the protein MTNRRVLVVDDEENLRHMLRVMLRRSGYDVDEAADGADALVLARRAPYDFILCDIRMPVLDGPGFLRAAREEGLPCTVVMMSAYGTIDTAISCMKEGAYDYISKPFKNDEILLVLRKAEERERLKSENRRLRHEVAREYSFGNIVSRSARMREVFRLIEKVAAVKSSILILGESGTGKELVARAIHYNGVRRAGPFVAVNCGAIPENLLESELFGHVRGAFTDAIADRRGLFEEAHGGTLFLDEIGEMPLSLQVKLLRVLQEGEVRRLGGAKPVQVDVRVVSATAKDLPAEVAAGRFREDLYFRLNVLSIALPPLRERMEDVPFLVTHFVGKHGEELGRRDAKVAPEALKLLMGYDWPGNVRELENCIERGLVLSEGGIVGIESLPPVVRRGGAAPLSGLPTDALSLKKAEELLEREYIRRALDTTDGNRTHAARLLEISHRALLYKIKEYGIE